The nucleotide sequence ATTGATAGTTTTAAATGGGGAGCCAGGTGGGTATTCTGCAAGTAGACCTCTATCATATAAAGGCTTTGCAATGGTGTCATAATAAAGTTTTGTGAAGTTTGCAGATCTTTTTCTCCCCATTAATAAAGCGGGATCATAAGAAGGTGCAGTAACCATCGCTAAGATTTCGCCCGTTCTTGGTTCTAAAGCAACAATTCCTCCGCGCTTATTTTCCATCAACTTTTCGCCATAAGCTTGTAGAATTCCATCTATTGTGATATTGATATCTTTTCCTTTTTTTGGAATTGTATCGAAGATCCCATCTTTATAAGCACCTATGTCACGATTAAAACGATCCTTCTGTATGTATTTAACGCCCTTAATACCACGAAGCAATTCTTCGTAATATCCTTCTACCCCTTGTTTTCCAATAAGGTCACCAGATATGTAATATGGATTTTCATCAATTATCTTTTTATTCACTTCTGTAATATACCCTAGAACATTAGATCCATTATGAGTTTGATAATCTCTAAGTGAACGTTTTTGAATATAGAATCCTTGATACTTACGCATCTTCTCTTGAAAGTAAGCGTATTCAGATTTTGTAAGCTGTGGAATGATAATAGAAGGTAATCTAGGTGAGTAGATCTTTGCCTTGTCTAATTTCTTAACTAGATCTTCCGGAGTAATATTTAATATCTTACAGAACTCTGCAGTATCAAAAGCTTTTACGTTTCTTGGTATCGCCATAACATCGTAAGATGGCTGGTTAGATACTAGAAGTTCTCCATTTCTGTCAAATATATATCCGCGTTGCGGATAATCATATACTATCTTAATAGCATTATTTTCGGAAAGTCTTGCAAAGGAGGTATCTACTACTTGTAAATAGAATAGACGCGAAACAAATATCAATCCTGTGGTAACAATTAAAATGTACAGTAATATTCTTCTCATCGTCTCTTAGGTTTAAACAAACTTAAGCTAATAAGAACAAGTAGGATAGTAAATATTCCTGAGAAGAACGTCTTTTTTAGAATTAAGAAACTGTGTGAAAAATCAAACATTTCTAATGTAAAAAGTACTAGATGATGTAAAAATACCACAATCATAATGTACCCTATCCTGGCACCATAAGGTGTGTTAGATAGTTTTACAGTTTGATAATCATAACTTACTCCAAAGGAGAATCTTAAAATAGTTGGCCTTATGTAAGCAATCAATATACAGGCTGCTGCGTTAATTCCGCCGCTATCTTCAAATGTATCTATGGTAAGTCCTAAAAAGAATGAAACTATAATAAATAAGAACTGTGGTGTATTGAAAGGATAGAGTATCAGAAAAATAACATAAAGGTACGGGTTCACATACCCAAGAAAGTTGATATTATTAAGGAGTAAGACCTGTAATAATATCAAGAAGATAAATCTTAGCGTATTTGTGATTATTGTATTAGTCATCTACAGATTCCAA is from Gillisia sp. Hel1_33_143 and encodes:
- the mrdA gene encoding penicillin-binding protein 2, with product MRRILLYILIVTTGLIFVSRLFYLQVVDTSFARLSENNAIKIVYDYPQRGYIFDRNGELLVSNQPSYDVMAIPRNVKAFDTAEFCKILNITPEDLVKKLDKAKIYSPRLPSIIIPQLTKSEYAYFQEKMRKYQGFYIQKRSLRDYQTHNGSNVLGYITEVNKKIIDENPYYISGDLIGKQGVEGYYEELLRGIKGVKYIQKDRFNRDIGAYKDGIFDTIPKKGKDINITIDGILQAYGEKLMENKRGGIVALEPRTGEILAMVTAPSYDPALLMGRKRSANFTKLYYDTIAKPLYDRGLLAEYPPGSPFKTINALIALQEDVVTTEDRFYCNRGYAYGRGRKLGCHAHASPLSMIPGIAQSCNAYFANVYRRIIEKYPTPQEGMDVWSNHLKSFGLGGYLGSDLSTGRPGKIPDANYYNKIYDYPTYKWFSTATLSNAIGQGEILMTPIQLANMTATISNKGWFYTPHILKKIEGQAIADEAFTKKHYTTVDAKNFEPVIEGMHQVYMSGTASALRIPGIEIAGKTGTAENFAKIDGKKTQLTDHSIFIAFAPVDNPKIAIAVFVENGYWGGRYAGRIASLMVEKYLKGTITRTDMEDWVLSHSLEDEYAKQYSGQPFSINK